GCGTACAACAAGCTAAGGCGATATCTGGAGTCCATAAAACGCTCGTTTTCGGGCACGGCCGGTAGCGACGAGATCATTGCCGATATCGAGGCCCGTATTGCCGAACTCTTCTCCGAAAAAATGGAGCATGACAGGCAGGTGATCACCCAGAAGGAGGTAGATGCCGTCATTAACGTAATGGGGCAGCCCGAGGACTATATGGTGGATGAGGATATCTTTGAAGATGAGCCAAGGCCAAAATCCAAACCAATGTCCTCCCAAAGGGTCAAAAAGCTCTACAGGGATAACGAGCAAAAGTATATTGGAGGTGTATGTTCCGGTCTGGAACATTACCTGGGCTTTGATGCCCTTTGGATCCGATTGATCTTTATTCTTTTGGCCGTATTTACAGGTTTTGGCTTAATAGCCTATATCCTATTATGGATTTTGGTTCCGGAAGCCACCACTACCTCGCAGAAATTGGACATGCGGGGAGAGCCCATCAACATCAGCAATATAGAACGCAAAGTAAAAGAGGGGTTTGATGATGTTGCAGACAAGGTCAAAAACGTTGACTACGAAAAAGTAGGCAGCAAGGTCAAAAGCAGCTCCAAGACCTTTTTTGACACCATTGGTGATATTTTCATGTTTTTATTCAAAGTATTTGGAAAATTTATAGGCATCTTATTGATAATCATTGGTGCAGCCACCCTGATAGGCCTTTTTGTGGGATTGGTCACCGTAGGTGTTATCGATATCGTCCATTTCCCGGGTGTTGATTTTTACGATATTGTAAATACCACCGGTGCCCCGGTATGGTTGGTCTCTTTTTTATTGTTTTTTGCTATTGGTATCCCTTTCTTCTTTGTCCTTTATCTGGGCCTGAAGATCTTGGTCAACAACCTTAAGTCCATTGG
The sequence above is a segment of the Muricauda sp. SCSIO 64092 genome. Coding sequences within it:
- a CDS encoding PspC domain-containing protein — encoded protein: MNKTVNINLANTFFHIDEEAYNKLRRYLESIKRSFSGTAGSDEIIADIEARIAELFSEKMEHDRQVITQKEVDAVINVMGQPEDYMVDEDIFEDEPRPKSKPMSSQRVKKLYRDNEQKYIGGVCSGLEHYLGFDALWIRLIFILLAVFTGFGLIAYILLWILVPEATTTSQKLDMRGEPINISNIERKVKEGFDDVADKVKNVDYEKVGSKVKSSSKTFFDTIGDIFMFLFKVFGKFIGILLIIIGAATLIGLFVGLVTVGVIDIVHFPGVDFYDIVNTTGAPVWLVSFLLFFAIGIPFFFVLYLGLKILVNNLKSIGNIAKFTLLGVWLLSIAVLIALGVRQAAAHAFTGTTTINEEFSLQQPTDTIAIRMRSTENIEYDQRFNFDDLAMVYDENGQALLYSEDVRFNIKKSTDSIIRLKVKKDADGSSFEEARERSSMIAYGYTFLGNELVLNDFLTSNISEKMRNQEVRNIVYIPEGMVVRFDDSAKGNIGRSTKNDKDLYRNDIIDYLWVMGSDGELKCQDCPDDLDWNDDDSGRIIINEDGVDINIEDGNDSFKVKVDENGVEIKAKD